Proteins found in one Miscanthus floridulus cultivar M001 chromosome 4, ASM1932011v1, whole genome shotgun sequence genomic segment:
- the LOC136549333 gene encoding casein kinase II subunit alpha-like: MSKARVYADVNVLRPKEYWDYEALTVQWGEQDDYEVVRKVGRGKYSEVFEGINVNNNEKCIIKILKPVKKKKIKREIKILQSLCGGPNIVKLLDIVRDQHSKTPSLIFEYVNNTDFKVLYPTLTDYDIRYYIYELLKALDYCHSQGIMHRDVKPHNVMIDHELRKLRLIDWGLAEFYHPGKEYNVRVASRYFKGPELLVDLQDYDYSLDMWSLGCMFAGMIFRKEPFFYGHDNHDQLVKIAKVLGTDGLNAYLNKYRIELDPQLEALVGRHSRKPWSKFINADNQHLVSPEAIDFLDKLLRYDHQDRLTAREAMAHPYFQQVRAAENSRTRA; this comes from the exons ATGTCGAAGGCTAGGGTCTACGCCGACGTCAACGTGCTGCGCCCCAAGGAGTACTGGGACTACGAGGCGCTCACCGTTCAATGGGG TGAgcaggatgactatgaagttgTTAGGAAAGTTGGGAGAGGAAAATACAGTGAAGTCTTTGAGGGTATTAATGTTAACAATAATGAGAAATGCATCATTAAAATCCTCAAGCCTGTGAAGAAAAAGAAG ATCAAAAGAGAAATTAAAATTCTTCAGAGTCTTTGTGGAGGCCCTAACATTGTGAAGCTCCTTGATATTGTTAGAGATCAGCATTCAAAAACACCCAGTTTGATCTTTGAGTATGTCAATAACACAGATTTCAAAGTGTTGTACCCAACACTAACAGATTATGACATTCGATATTACATATATGAGTTACTCAAG GCATTAGATTACTGCCATTCACAAGGTATTATGCACCGAGATGTGAAGCCCCACAATGTTATGATAGATCACGAGCTTCGGAAACTCCGGCTGATAGACTGGGGCCTTGCTGAATTCTATCATCCTGGCAAGGAATATAATGTCCGTGTTGCCTCCAG GTACTTCAAGGGGCCTGAGCTTCTTGTTGACTTGCAAGATTATGATTACTCTTTGGACATGTGGAGTCTGGGCTGCATGTTTGCTGGAATG ATTTTTCGTAAGGAACCATTTTTCTACGGCCATGACAACCATGATCAACTTGTTAAGATAGCCAAG GTACTTGGAACAGATGGGCTGAATGCTTATTTGAACAAGTACAGAATTGAGCTTGACCCTCAGCTGGAAGCCCTTGTTGGAAG GCATAGCAGGAAACCCTGGTCAAAGTTTATTAATGCAGATAACCAACACCTAGTGTCTCCTGAG GCCATAGATTTCCTCGACAAGCTTTTGCGTTATGATCATCAGGACAGGCTTACTGCACGTGAAGCTATG GCACACCCGTACTTCCAACAAGTGAGAGCTGCAGAGAACAGCAGGACGCGAGCATGA
- the LOC136550794 gene encoding uncharacterized protein At2g23090-like, which produces MGGGNGQKSKMARERNAEKNKAAKGTQLETNKKAMNIQCKVCMQTFICTTSEAKCKEHAEARHPKNDLYQCFPHLKN; this is translated from the exons ATGGGCGGAGGCAACGGCCAGAAGTCCAAGATGGCGCGGGAGAGGAACGCCGAGAAGAACAAGGCCGCCAAAGGCAC CCAGCTGGAGACCAACAAGAAGGCCATGAACATCCAG TGCAAGGTCTGCATGCAGACTTTCATCTGCACCACCTCTGAGGCCAAGTGCAAGGAGCATGCCGAGGCGAGGCATCCCAAGAACGACCTCTACCAGTGCTTCCCCCACCTCAAGAATTAG